The proteins below are encoded in one region of Kineosporia corallincola:
- a CDS encoding IclR family transcriptional regulator: MVTDGRPEAPLQTLSRGIQALEELAAADGALSIGELAARLGLHRSITYRIVRTLEGHGLVTRGAAGDLVLGAGLAALARNVSRDLQTAVLPELTAIANEYGMTAFVTVLDAQQVVTLVSVEPRAAVAAVAQRPGTRHALERGAPGRATRRLVEKTAGERVYETSHDEVTTGLSSVAVPLDLPGHPPAAIAVVYLTGGTVDVDGIGTRLAEAAEGIRKEFR; encoded by the coding sequence GAGCTGGCCGCCGCGGACGGAGCGCTGTCCATCGGTGAGCTGGCCGCCCGGCTGGGGCTGCACCGCTCGATCACCTACCGGATCGTGCGCACGCTCGAGGGGCACGGCCTGGTCACCCGGGGCGCCGCGGGTGATCTGGTGCTCGGGGCCGGGCTGGCCGCGCTGGCCCGCAACGTGTCGCGTGACCTCCAGACGGCGGTGCTGCCCGAGCTCACCGCGATCGCCAATGAGTACGGCATGACGGCGTTCGTCACCGTTCTCGACGCCCAGCAGGTCGTCACCCTGGTCAGCGTGGAGCCCCGGGCCGCGGTCGCCGCCGTGGCCCAGCGCCCGGGCACCCGGCACGCCCTGGAACGCGGCGCGCCCGGCCGCGCCACCCGGCGGCTGGTGGAGAAGACAGCGGGAGAAAGGGTTTACGAGACCAGCCACGACGAGGTGACCACGGGTCTGTCCTCGGTCGCCGTTCCCCTCGACCTACCGGGACACCCGCCCGCCGCGATCGCCGTGGTCTACCTGACCGGTGGCACCGTGGACGTCGACGGTATCGGTACGCGCCTGGCGGAGGCGGCCGAGGGGATCCGCAAGGAGTTCCGCTAG